The following is a genomic window from Procambarus clarkii isolate CNS0578487 chromosome 75, FALCON_Pclarkii_2.0, whole genome shotgun sequence.
TGCTCGTGACTGTGGAGACTCGGGCTGACGGCGTCTCCTCCGGGCGGCGGCCTCCGGTGCGGGTCTACGCCGGCGTCAACACGCCAGAACAAGCAGTTCTGATCCAGCTAAATAACGCAACAACATCCCAACGGTTGGCAAATTCTGCAGCCTTACAGACCCAGGGGACTGAACGTGTCGCCGCCCGTCCCAGTCACGCAGCAGGGCAGAACGACAAGTCCATCACAGCCGCTCATCGTCAGAAGACTTCCATTGGCGCACCTGGGCTCTACCCCCGTCCATTTAGTCGTTCCGGCGCTGCTGTGGAGAAACTACGACAGCAGATGCAGGGAAGAACCGCTGGTTCCTGGCGGCATGCTGTAGGGGGTCTGGATAACAGTCGCCTGCGTCCTGGAATGTCGAGACTTGGAGCTGGAGATGTTCTTGCGAAGCGCAGGAGACATCACCTACCTTCCTCGCCAGGTGTCGGTCAGACGAGGACTGGCCATGGTGCTCCAGGCACTCGTCACTCCCTACATAGCGCCGCTGGATTCCCTTCGTCCACACCCCAGTCAAAAATGGACGATTTTATCTCTGAATGGCACAATTTTTACAGCAGGAGTCAAACTAAAGAAGAAGATGTTGTCTCTATTGACAAGGGACCTTCCACAGAGTCGACGAGCAAGTCTGAGAACCTTAAACACGAACCAGTAACATCTACACCGCTCCCCGTATATAGTCACAACCGCTCCGATGTCAGAAAATTAATTGAAAACTCCTCTCCACTTCGAACTCAGTCTCCTGGCCCGACTGTGCTAACTAGCGTTCCCTCTCTTCATGACATGACAAGCATGCACTTTAAATTCAACAGGAGTTCCTCATCCTCTCACGTTTCTGCTCTTGGCACGCAAAGCGAAACATCAAAGGGAAGAAAATCCAAGAGTCCAGCGCGGCAGCCTACCAGGACTAGGGGTAACCCTTTGATCTTGGCGACGGCCATCATGACCACACCCTCGTCTATCAGACACTCAGCCACAACTAAAGCTTCTCCAGACGGAAAGGAAATCTTCGACTCAATACAAAGCATCTTCGAAGCCGCGAAAACCGACGAGCGAGCTCTCTCGTCCATGAAGAATGTCAACCATGGCAATACCTCGCCTCAGTCGCTGGATATTTTCTCGGGAGTCTCTCCTACGTACGGGTTTCAGCCCAGTCTTCAAGCCGAGTCACTAATTAGATCAACAATAGATAATCACGCCCAACAAATCCAAACTAATTCTGTGCCACCAACCGCAACACATTCCGTCGCGTTGATCACTAGCCAAAGGCCTTTTGTTTCAGAACCAGATGCACAAGCAAGCAATTCGATACCAAGCAGCGTTCTGCTATCAGGACGCCCTGCAGGAGGTGATTTGCTCCTCCAGTTGGGTCACACACTCCCTGTGCAGGCGAGGGAACAGACGTGGGGCCCCGAGCACCGAGATGCAGGTGAGGAGGACATTATTCACAACGAAGGACTTACGAATGACGTCATTATTGGCCGTCCTGCAGCCCTTATCCAGGCGCCGCCGGAGACGGCCCCTATTGTGAGCAGCGCAGCGCCGCTACCCCAGCGACACTCCGGAAATCCCGTATATTTCCGTAACACCGAGGAGATCACAACACAACGCGCCCCTGAGCAATACTCCTCACCGCCGTGGCACCCCGAGGAGCTGAGTCCTCTCCTCCAGTTCATCAACACAAAGTACAAACCTCAGCATCTCAACACTAATCCCTCTTCAGTAACGAGTCTTCAGTCTATGATACATGCTGGAAGAATCCCTGAGGTCTTCAGGAGGAACCAAGTGATGGATATCATCCGCGAAGATCGTCTTAGATATGAGCCGCAGTCCGTAGATagagtcggaaagcctttgagaaacgcAGTGGAGAGGACCCATACGCATCCTAAAGAGAAAGGTGTGAGCAGCGGAGGGCAGTTCGTGGCCGTGTCGAGTATAGCTTTACTTCTGGCCTTCTGCGGGTACTTCCTATACGCGGGATCTGCAGCTAAGGAGGCCAGGAAGGTCCTCCACCCACTCAAAACCGCAGTGGATGAAGCCAGAAACGGCCTTCACTTCCTCTTGCGGGGACTCGACGAGTATGAAGACCATTTGAGCAAGGAAGAGGAAAACAAGAACTTGAAAAGACAACACATTCAAGAACACACCACAACCCAGAGCCACATTCCCACTATCTTGAAGAAGATGTGGAACACGGTCGTGCCTCCGGAGGTGCGGATCTCCAGTGGAATTGTAAAGCTCGACGCAGAGGGCTACAGACCCGTGAACGCCTCTGCTCTAATTCGCAGCAACAA
Proteins encoded in this region:
- the LOC123771840 gene encoding mucin-4-like, with the protein product MVTCNRENGLIIVSFMLLVTVETRADGVSSGRRPPVRVYAGVNTPEQAVLIQLNNATTSQRLANSAALQTQGTERVAARPSHAAGQNDKSITAAHRQKTSIGAPGLYPRPFSRSGAAVEKLRQQMQGRTAGSWRHAVGGLDNSRLRPGMSRLGAGDVLAKRRRHHLPSSPGVGQTRTGHGAPGTRHSLHSAAGFPSSTPQSKMDDFISEWHNFYSRSQTKEEDVVSIDKGPSTESTSKSENLKHEPVTSTPLPVYSHNRSDVRKLIENSSPLRTQSPGPTVLTSVPSLHDMTSMHFKFNRSSSSSHVSALGTQSETSKGRKSKSPARQPTRTRGNPLILATAIMTTPSSIRHSATTKASPDGKEIFDSIQSIFEAAKTDERALSSMKNVNHGNTSPQSLDIFSGVSPTYGFQPSLQAESLIRSTIDNHAQQIQTNSVPPTATHSVALITSQRPFVSEPDAQASNSIPSSVLLSGRPAGGDLLLQLGHTLPVQAREQTWGPEHRDAGEEDIIHNEGLTNDVIIGRPAALIQAPPETAPIVSSAAPLPQRHSGNPVYFRNTEEITTQRAPEQYSSPPWHPEELSPLLQFINTKYKPQHLNTNPSSVTSLQSMIHAGRIPEVFRRNQVMDIIREDRLRYEPQSVDRVGKPLRNAVERTHTHPKEKGVSSGGQFVAVSSIALLLAFCGYFLYAGSAAKEARKVLHPLKTAVDEARNGLHFLLRGLDEYEDHLSKEEENKNLKRQHIQEHTTTQSHIPTILKKMWNTVVPPEVRISSGIVKLDAEGYRPVNASALIRSNKPRRRTTTSSRQPHAITVPTGHKYSEDKFDLSQHKPSTVQTVIGLSSVANSFLNYLINSKAVESIISQLKSSTVSTHNPNTPRMEPRGEEKQSSPNQIENKPALKIQDETASKDRNHPNDDISQRLKTNATKNTTHTFRTITHVYTSTPHATTNTPHATTSTPHATTSTPHATTSTPHATTSTPHATASTPHATASTPHATTPHATTSTPHATTSTPHATTSTPHATTSTPHATASTPHATASTPHATTPHATTSTPHATTSTPHATTPHATTSTPHAAPQSSQATTSSPNDREDKTTNSFWSQDGLVTFAGTGLSLAGLGGVTEQSSPASKRVIINNRLHIPHHPETDPPRTSAFVNNIPLKPAL